A genomic region of Trifolium pratense cultivar HEN17-A07 linkage group LG3, ARS_RC_1.1, whole genome shotgun sequence contains the following coding sequences:
- the LOC123913152 gene encoding two-component response regulator ARR11-like isoform X3 — translation MTSFTNNPSFPVGLKVLAVGALCTIRDICNDLCYQVMSLDPTPSSVMDSITQGACAFWSKPLDENQFKIMWQHLVRKALSETPELPQTLEVIGGKKRGREDVDLPKQPLPKKSRLSWTPDLDKQFLSAVNQLGVNSINATPKKILKLMNFPDLTTGQVASHLQFVLQKYRKYLKGEIKKSKVSRLSAFQGHDEIPTQQQHLTEIGECDIFFDLSELFPDHVDNL, via the exons atgaCTTCTTTCACTAACAATCCATCCTTCCCGGTTGGTCTCAAAGTTCTTGCAGTTGGTGCTCTCTGCACTATACGGGACATATGCAATGACTTGTGCTATCAag TGATGTCTCTTGATCCCACGCCTTCTTCTGTTATGGATTCAATTACCCAAGGGGCTTGCGCATTCTGGTCCAAGCCCTTGGATGAGAACCAATTTAAGATCATGTGGCAACATCTTGTACGGAAGGCTTTGAGCGAAACTCCTGAACTTCCTCAAACATTGGAGGTTATAGGCGGAAAAAAACGAGGAAGAGAAGATGTTGATTTACCAAAACAACCGCTTCCAAAGAAAAGCCGTTTGTCATGGACACCCGACTTGGACAAACAATTCTTATCGGCTGTGAATCAACTCGGGGTTAATAGTATTA ATGCAACACCCAAAAAAATTCTTAAGCTGATGAACTTTCCCGATTTGACAACAGGGCAAGTAGCTAGCCATTTACAG TTTGTTTTGCAGAAATATAGGAAGTATTTAAAAggggaaataaaaaaatcaaaggtcAGTAGGCTATCTGCTTTTCAAGGTCACGATGAAATTCCtacacaacaacaacatttgACCGAAATTGGCGAATGCGACATCTTTTTTGACCTGTCTGAATTGTTCCCAGATCATGttgataacttataa
- the LOC123913152 gene encoding two-component response regulator ARR11-like isoform X1, translating into MTSFTNNPSFPVGLKVLAVGALCTIRDICNDLCYQVITCCTISDARNYLFNQNFDIILIEANMPSNDTFDFVEQITSHFPVMMMSLDPTPSSVMDSITQGACAFWSKPLDENQFKIMWQHLVRKALSETPELPQTLEVIGGKKRGREDVDLPKQPLPKKSRLSWTPDLDKQFLSAVNQLGVNSINATPKKILKLMNFPDLTTGQVASHLQFVLQKYRKYLKGEIKKSKVSRLSAFQGHDEIPTQQQHLTEIGECDIFFDLSELFPDHVDNL; encoded by the exons atgaCTTCTTTCACTAACAATCCATCCTTCCCGGTTGGTCTCAAAGTTCTTGCAGTTGGTGCTCTCTGCACTATACGGGACATATGCAATGACTTGTGCTATCAag TGATCACTTGTTGCACTATTTCTGATGCAAGGAATTACTTGTTCAACCAAAACTTTGATATCATTCTTATTGAAGCTAATATGCCAAGCAATGATACTTTTGATTTTGTTGAACAAATTACTTCACATTTTCCTGTCATGA TGATGTCTCTTGATCCCACGCCTTCTTCTGTTATGGATTCAATTACCCAAGGGGCTTGCGCATTCTGGTCCAAGCCCTTGGATGAGAACCAATTTAAGATCATGTGGCAACATCTTGTACGGAAGGCTTTGAGCGAAACTCCTGAACTTCCTCAAACATTGGAGGTTATAGGCGGAAAAAAACGAGGAAGAGAAGATGTTGATTTACCAAAACAACCGCTTCCAAAGAAAAGCCGTTTGTCATGGACACCCGACTTGGACAAACAATTCTTATCGGCTGTGAATCAACTCGGGGTTAATAGTATTA ATGCAACACCCAAAAAAATTCTTAAGCTGATGAACTTTCCCGATTTGACAACAGGGCAAGTAGCTAGCCATTTACAG TTTGTTTTGCAGAAATATAGGAAGTATTTAAAAggggaaataaaaaaatcaaaggtcAGTAGGCTATCTGCTTTTCAAGGTCACGATGAAATTCCtacacaacaacaacatttgACCGAAATTGGCGAATGCGACATCTTTTTTGACCTGTCTGAATTGTTCCCAGATCATGttgataacttataa
- the LOC123913152 gene encoding two-component response regulator ARR11-like isoform X2 has translation MTSFTNNPSFPVGLKVLAVGALCTIRDICNDLCYQVITCCTISDARNYLFNQNFDIILIEANMPSNDTFDFVEQITSHFPVMMMSLDPTPSSVMDSITQGACAFWSKPLDENQFKIMWQHLVRKALSETPELPQTLEVIGGKKRGREDVDLPKQPLPKKSRLSWTPDLDKQFLSAVNQLGVNSINATPKKILKLMNFPDLTTGQVASHLQKYRKYLKGEIKKSKVSRLSAFQGHDEIPTQQQHLTEIGECDIFFDLSELFPDHVDNL, from the exons atgaCTTCTTTCACTAACAATCCATCCTTCCCGGTTGGTCTCAAAGTTCTTGCAGTTGGTGCTCTCTGCACTATACGGGACATATGCAATGACTTGTGCTATCAag TGATCACTTGTTGCACTATTTCTGATGCAAGGAATTACTTGTTCAACCAAAACTTTGATATCATTCTTATTGAAGCTAATATGCCAAGCAATGATACTTTTGATTTTGTTGAACAAATTACTTCACATTTTCCTGTCATGA TGATGTCTCTTGATCCCACGCCTTCTTCTGTTATGGATTCAATTACCCAAGGGGCTTGCGCATTCTGGTCCAAGCCCTTGGATGAGAACCAATTTAAGATCATGTGGCAACATCTTGTACGGAAGGCTTTGAGCGAAACTCCTGAACTTCCTCAAACATTGGAGGTTATAGGCGGAAAAAAACGAGGAAGAGAAGATGTTGATTTACCAAAACAACCGCTTCCAAAGAAAAGCCGTTTGTCATGGACACCCGACTTGGACAAACAATTCTTATCGGCTGTGAATCAACTCGGGGTTAATAGTATTA ATGCAACACCCAAAAAAATTCTTAAGCTGATGAACTTTCCCGATTTGACAACAGGGCAAGTAGCTAGCCATTTACAG AAATATAGGAAGTATTTAAAAggggaaataaaaaaatcaaaggtcAGTAGGCTATCTGCTTTTCAAGGTCACGATGAAATTCCtacacaacaacaacatttgACCGAAATTGGCGAATGCGACATCTTTTTTGACCTGTCTGAATTGTTCCCAGATCATGttgataacttataa
- the LOC123913152 gene encoding two-component response regulator ARR11-like isoform X4 — MPSNDTFDFVEQITSHFPVMMMSLDPTPSSVMDSITQGACAFWSKPLDENQFKIMWQHLVRKALSETPELPQTLEVIGGKKRGREDVDLPKQPLPKKSRLSWTPDLDKQFLSAVNQLGVNSINATPKKILKLMNFPDLTTGQVASHLQKYRKYLKGEIKKSKVSRLSAFQGHDEIPTQQQHLTEIGECDIFFDLSELFPDHVDNL, encoded by the exons ATGCCAAGCAATGATACTTTTGATTTTGTTGAACAAATTACTTCACATTTTCCTGTCATGA TGATGTCTCTTGATCCCACGCCTTCTTCTGTTATGGATTCAATTACCCAAGGGGCTTGCGCATTCTGGTCCAAGCCCTTGGATGAGAACCAATTTAAGATCATGTGGCAACATCTTGTACGGAAGGCTTTGAGCGAAACTCCTGAACTTCCTCAAACATTGGAGGTTATAGGCGGAAAAAAACGAGGAAGAGAAGATGTTGATTTACCAAAACAACCGCTTCCAAAGAAAAGCCGTTTGTCATGGACACCCGACTTGGACAAACAATTCTTATCGGCTGTGAATCAACTCGGGGTTAATAGTATTA ATGCAACACCCAAAAAAATTCTTAAGCTGATGAACTTTCCCGATTTGACAACAGGGCAAGTAGCTAGCCATTTACAG AAATATAGGAAGTATTTAAAAggggaaataaaaaaatcaaaggtcAGTAGGCTATCTGCTTTTCAAGGTCACGATGAAATTCCtacacaacaacaacatttgACCGAAATTGGCGAATGCGACATCTTTTTTGACCTGTCTGAATTGTTCCCAGATCATGttgataacttataa
- the LOC123913151 gene encoding cyclase-associated protein 1, translating into MDANLIHRLESAVTRLEAISSTGFHPATTSPSDGSDAAHDPSVVAYGDLIDQFVGRVSTAAEIIGGQVLEVTNRVKEAFAVQKELLIKLKTTQKPDPAGISEFLKPLNEVITKAAALTEGRRSDFFNHLKAAVDSLSALAWIAFTGKGCGMSMPVAHVEESWQMAEFYSNKVLVEYRNKDPNHVEWVKALKELYVPGLRDYVKSFHALGPVWSQTGKVIAPSKANASVAPSAPPPPPASLFSSESSQASSSKPKVGMSAVFQEIGTRDVTAGLRKVTDDMKTKNRTDRSGVVGSSVKESQASARAVPKVGPPKLELQMGRKWVVENQIEQKSLIIEDCDSKQSVYVYGCKNSVLQIQGKVNNITIDNCKKTGVVFKDVVAAFEIVNSNGVEVQCQGSAPTISVDNTSGCQIYLSKDSLETSISTAKSSEINVLVPNAESDGDWVEHSLPQQYIHIFKEGRFETTPASHSGG; encoded by the exons ATGGATGCAAATCTCATACACCGATTGGAATCGGCGGTTACGCGTTTAGAGGCGATATCATCCACCGGATTCCATCCCGCCACCACTTCACCGTCCGACGGTTCCGATGCGGCACACGATCCATCAGTTGTTGCATACGGCGATCTGATTGATCAATTTGTCGGTAGGGTTTCCACTGCTGCCGAGATTATTGGTGGACAGGTGTTGGAGGTTACTAATAGGGTGAAGGAAGCTTTTGCTGTTCAGAAAGAGCTTTTGATTAAGCTTAAAACCACTCag AAACCTGACCCTGCTGGGATTTCTGAATTTCTGAAACCATTGAATGAAGTGATCACGAAAGCTGCTGCTTTGACAGAAGGAAGGAGATCTGATTTTTTTAATCACTTGAAAGCTGCTGTTGACAGTCTTTCTGCTCTAGCATGGATTGCATTTACTGGGAAGGGTTGTG gtaTGAGTATGCCCGTTGCACATGTGGAAGAAAGTTGGCAAATGGCTGAGTTTTATAGCAACAAG GTACTTGTAGAGTACAGAAACAAAGACCCAAATCATGTTGAGTGGGTCAAAGCTCTCAAAGAGTTGTATGTACCTGGATTGAGGGATTATGTTAAGAGCTTTCATGCATTAGGCCCTGTATGGAGTCAAACAGGAAAAGTGATTGCTCCATCAAAAGCTAATGCTTCTGTTGCACCTTCTGCCCCTCCTCCCCCGCCTGCATCTCTCTTTAGTTCTGAATCATCTCAGGCTTCATCTTCTAAGCCAAAAGTGGGGATGTCTGCTGTTTTTCAAGAGATTGGTACAAGAGATGTCACAGCAG GCCTGAGAAAGGTTACGGATGATATGAAGACTAAGAATCGCACAGATAGATCTGGAGTTGTTGGCAGTAGTGTAAAAGAAAGTCAAGCTAGTGCACGTGCAGTTCCTAAAGTAGGACCTCCGAAGTTAGAACTTCAAATGGGCCGCAA GTGGGTTGTTGAGAATCAAATTGAGCAGAAAAGCTTGATCATTGAAGATTGTGATTCAAAGCAGTCTGTATATGTTTATGGATGTAAAAACTCTGTGTTGCAGATTCAAG GCAAGGTCAACAATATAACTATTGACAATTGCAAAAAGACGGGAGTTGTATTTAAG GATGTTGTTGCAGCTTTTGAGATTGTAAACAGTAATGGGGTTGAGGTTCAATGCCAG GGCTCGGCTCCTACAATTTCGGTGGACAACACTTCTGGCTGCCAGATATATCTGAGCAAAGACTCTTTAGAAACTTCCATATCTACAGCAAAGTCAAGTGAGATCAATGTATTAGTTCCTAACGCTGAGTCTGACGGTGATTGG GTGGAGCATTCTTTACCGCAACAGTACATTCATATATTCAAGGAAGGCCGATTTGAAACAACTCCAGCTTCTCACTCTGGAGGTTAA